A single region of the Procambarus clarkii isolate CNS0578487 chromosome 94, FALCON_Pclarkii_2.0, whole genome shotgun sequence genome encodes:
- the LOC138360044 gene encoding uncharacterized protein → MLALMYVCTLLMLALMYVCTLLMLALMYVCTLLMLALMYVCTLMLALMYVCTGFMLALMYVCTGLMLALMYVCTGFMLALMYVCTGLMLALMYVCTGLMLALMYVCTGLMLALMYVCTGFMLALMYVCTGLMLALMYVCTGLMLALMYVCTGFMLALMYVCTGLMLALMYVCTGLMLALMYVCTGLMLALMYVCTGLMLALKYVCTGLMLALMYVCTSLMLALMYVCTGLMLALMYVCTGLMLALMYVCTGLMLALVSLEFPGPEACACWKSGQ, encoded by the coding sequence ATGCTTGCTCTGATGTACGTGTGCACACTCCTCATGCTTGCTCTGATGTACGTGTGCACACTCCTCATGCTTGCTCTGATGTACGTGTGCACACTCCTCATGCTTGCTCTGATGTACGTGTGCACACTCATGCTTGCTCTGATGTACGTGTGCACAGGCTTCATGCTTGCTCTGATGTACGTGTGCACAGGCCTCATGCTTGCTCTGATGTACGTGTGCACAGGCTTCATGCTTGCTCTGATGTACGTGTGCACAGGCCTCATGCTTGCTCTGATGTACGTGTGCACAGGCCTCATGCTTGCTCTGATGTACGTGTGCACAGGCCTCATGCTTGCTCTGATGTACGTGTGCACAGGTTTCATGCTTGCTCTAATGTACGTGTGCACAGGCCTCATGCTTGCTCTGATGTACGTGTGCACAGGCCTCATGCTTGCTCTGATGTACGTGTGCACAGGCTTCATGCTTGCTCTGATGTACGTGTGCACAGGCCTCATGCTTGCTCTGATGTACGTGTGCACAGGCCTCATGCTTGCTCTGATGTACGTGTGCACAGGCCTCATGCTTGCTCTGATGTACGTGTGCACAGGCCTCATGCTTGCTCTGAAGTACGTGTGCACAGGCCTCATGCTTGCTCTGATGTACGTGTGCACAAGCCTCATGCTTGCTCTGATGTACGTGTGCACAGGCCTCATGCTTGCTCTGATGTACGTGTGCACAGGCCTCATGCTTGCTCTGATGTACGTGTGCACAGGCCTCATGCTTGCTCTCGTCTCACTGGAATTTCCAGGTCCTGAGGCCTGCGCGTGCTGGAAGTCGGGTCAATAG